From the genome of Tachysurus vachellii isolate PV-2020 chromosome 2, HZAU_Pvac_v1, whole genome shotgun sequence, one region includes:
- the chrm3b gene encoding muscarinic acetylcholine receptor M3 produces the protein MNLTLSSKPGFFLTNSSPGMRDFPYIAVIPQEFWPEGDGHQANVSLLTRGTNLTSSPNATITPTVVYDPLGGHSVWQVIIIVLLTGSLSLVTITGNVLVVVSFKVNKQLKTVNNYYLLSLAFADLIIGILSMNLYTTYIIMGRWALGNWACDLWLAIDYVASNASVMNLLVISFDRYFSVTRPLTYRAKRTTKRAMTMIGLAWFISFVLWAPAILFWQYFVGKRTVPPGECYIQFLSEPIITFCTAIAAFYLPVTIMTVLYWRIYKETENRSKDLAGLKASGNQVKQGSEEESTAMMPSRDSSYSCVNYPLNQPVQKDSEKKTRNSCHFWLLGNSGQKSCSTGDQEHSSSDSWNNNDGGASMDQSDEEDQDEEGANARAVYSIVVDMPEVPTDDNSGISRQGELKIENISAERPSRKGFSKTPTHSLPTTDNSKPCRSSSGSKSPSVPLSVKDETLAKDLVSKAKTQTNKRKKVSLVKEKKAAQTLSAILLAFIITWTPYNIMVLVNTFCDDCIPVGLWALGYWLCYVNSTVNPMCYALCNKNFRITFKMILLCQWDRQKQNKPHLQQQKPAVVAYSKK, from the coding sequence ATGAATCTGACACTGAGCTCCAAGCCTGGATTCTTCCTCACCAACAGCTCGCCGGGAATGAGAGATTTTCCCTACATCGCTGTTATTCCTCAAGAATTCTGGCCAGAGGGTGACGGTCATCAAGCCAATGTCTCCCTCCTCACACGGGGCACCAACTTGACCAGCTCCCCAAATGCCACTATCACACCCACAGTGGTGTATGATCCCCTAGGTGGACACTCTGTCTGGCAAGTCATTATTATCGTACTACTAACAGGGTCATTGTCCCTTGTCACAATCACTGGAAATGTCTTGGTGGTTGTGTCATTTAAAGTTAACAAACAGCTGAAGACAGTGAATAACTATTATCTGCTCAGCCTGGCGTTTGCTGACCTCATTATTGGCATATTGTCAATGAATCTTTACACTACATATATTATCATGGGCAGGTGGGCACTTGGAAACTGGGCATGTGACCTATGGCTGGCTATTGATTATGTGGCAAGCAATGCCTCTGTTATGAACTTGCTGGTAATCAGCTTTGACAGATATTTCTCAGTCACAAGGCCACTTACCTACAGGGCCAAACGGACCACTAAAAGAGCAATGACCATGATCGGCCTTGCAtggtttatttcctttgtgCTCTGGGCCCCTGCTATCTTGTTCTGGCAGTACTTTGTGGGGAAACGAACAGTACCTCCAGGAGAGTGCTATATCCAGTTTCTCTCGGAACCTATTATCACATTCTGCACTGCAATTGCAGCCTTCTACCTGCCTGTGACCATCATGACCGTCCTATACTGGCGGATTTATAAAGAGACCGAAAACCGATCCAAGGACCTGGCAGGGCTTAAGGCCTCAGGGAACCAGGTCAAGCAAGGCAGCGAGGAGGAATCTACTGCAATGATGCCCTCAAGAGACAGCTCTTACAGTTGTGTCAACTACCCCCTCAACCAGCCTGTTCAAAAGGACTCTGAGAAAAAGACACGAAATAGTTGCCACTTCTGGCTGCTGGGTAACAGTGGTCAAAAAAGTTGCAGCACTGGTGACCAAGAACACAGCAGCAGTGATAGTTGGAATAACAATGATGGTGGAGCATCAATGGACCAATCAGATGAAGAGGACCAGGATGAAGAGGGTGCCAATGCAAGGGCTGTTTACTCCATCGTGGTGGACATGCCTGAAGTGCCAACAGATGACAACTCTGGGATATCAAGGCAAGGAGAGTTAAAGATTGAAAACATTTCTGCAGAAAGACCTTCTAGAAAAGGATTTTCCAAAACCCCCACCCATTCCTTGCCCACTACGGATAACTCTAAGCCTTGTAGAAGCTCTTCTGGCTCAAAATCTCCTTCAGTACCTCTCTCTGTTAAAGATGAAACTTTGGCAAAAGATTTGGTCTCAAAAGCCAAgacgcaaacaaacaaacgcaaAAAGGTTTCACTTgtcaaagagaaaaaagcagCACAGACATTAAGTGCCATCCTCCTTGCCTTCATCATCACCTGGACTCCATATAACATCATGGTCCtagtaaatacattttgtgaTGACTGTATCCCTGTGGGACTATGGGCCCTGGGATACTGGCTGTGCTATGTGAATAGTACAGTGAACCCTATGTGCTATGCACTGTGTAACAAAAACTTCCGCATCACTTTCAAAATGATCCTGCTGTGCCAGtgggacagacagaaacagaacaagCCTCACCTTCAGCAGCAGAAGCCAGCAGTAGTGGCCTACAGTAAGAAGTAA